The following are encoded together in the Proteiniphilum saccharofermentans genome:
- a CDS encoding NAD(P)/FAD-dependent oxidoreductase, with translation MDVTVSTVRKEGEMKKIVVIGCGFGGLQFVNHLKKDVFDIIVIDKINHHQFPPLFYQVAASQIEPSTVSFPIRKIFQKRRDVRIRLANVHSVNGDEKYVDTSVGRFPYDYLVVATGTRTNFYGNGQVEKNSLVLKSTYQAINVRNAILYNFEKLLYAEKKDGLYNIVIVGGGATGVELAGAFAEMTKEILPKDYPNIDSDKVQVYLLEGSPHTLSNMSSFAQKYSEDYLRSMGVIVKTGTIVKDYDGEKVILNNGEVILTNNVIWSAGVTGNVIEGIPVGSVLPNGRVRVDRINRVEGLQDVFAIGDVAYMETEKYPKGHPQLANVAIGQGKNLAKNLQKIEEGRTDLKSYEYRNLGTMATVGRNKAVVDLPFVKFKGRFAWLVWMFLHLMLILSVRNKLVVFINWAWNYVTKNNSLRLILKDSD, from the coding sequence ATGGACGTTACGGTAAGTACCGTAAGGAAGGAGGGTGAGATGAAAAAGATTGTTGTGATAGGTTGTGGATTTGGTGGTTTGCAATTTGTGAATCATCTGAAAAAGGATGTATTCGATATTATTGTGATCGATAAGATAAACCACCATCAGTTTCCTCCCTTATTTTATCAGGTAGCTGCCTCGCAGATCGAACCTTCCACCGTGTCGTTTCCTATCAGAAAAATATTTCAGAAGAGGAGGGATGTCCGTATCCGTCTTGCTAATGTACACTCCGTGAATGGAGATGAGAAGTATGTCGATACCTCTGTCGGCAGGTTCCCGTACGACTATTTAGTGGTTGCTACCGGTACACGTACCAATTTCTACGGTAATGGACAGGTAGAGAAGAATTCGCTCGTACTGAAATCGACCTACCAGGCAATCAATGTAAGGAATGCTATCCTTTATAATTTCGAGAAGCTATTGTATGCCGAAAAGAAGGATGGATTGTACAATATTGTCATCGTGGGAGGAGGAGCCACCGGTGTGGAGTTGGCGGGTGCCTTTGCCGAGATGACCAAGGAGATCCTGCCGAAAGATTATCCCAATATAGACTCTGACAAGGTGCAGGTCTATTTGCTTGAAGGTAGTCCTCATACGCTTTCCAATATGAGTAGTTTCGCCCAAAAATATTCGGAGGATTATCTCCGGTCGATGGGAGTAATTGTGAAAACCGGGACCATTGTAAAGGATTATGATGGTGAGAAGGTTATTTTGAATAACGGCGAGGTTATACTGACTAATAATGTGATCTGGTCGGCAGGTGTAACTGGCAACGTCATAGAAGGAATTCCCGTAGGTTCCGTATTACCGAACGGCAGGGTTAGGGTAGACCGGATCAATAGGGTAGAAGGACTGCAGGATGTGTTTGCCATTGGCGATGTAGCATATATGGAGACCGAAAAATATCCAAAAGGACATCCTCAGTTAGCCAATGTGGCGATCGGGCAGGGTAAGAACCTGGCAAAGAATCTGCAGAAGATCGAAGAGGGCAGAACAGACCTGAAATCCTATGAATACCGTAACCTGGGTACCATGGCTACCGTGGGAAGAAATAAGGCAGTGGTAGACCTTCCTTTCGTCAAGTTCAAAGGGCGGTTTGCCTGGCTGGTCTGGATGTTCCTCCACTTGATGCTTATCCTGAGTGTCCGCAATAAACTGGTGGTCTTTATTAACTGGGCATGGAATTATGTCACTAAGAACAATTCGCTCCGACTGATTCTGAAGGATAGTGACTAA
- a CDS encoding zinc ribbon domain-containing protein, which yields MATRKKSTEQEVSVEDKLKSLYKLQSYLSEIDRIKTLRGELPLEVADLDDEIAGLGTRINNFELELKQLDENTKLQKGKIETSKAKIEKYNKQLENVRNSKEYDHLSKEIEFETLEIELSEKHIREYAQEAASIKEQIEAANELLKDKTSDLEHKKQELDDIVSETKAQEEKIREKAKKTEATIEPRLLTAFKRIRKNARNGLGVVPIQRGACGGCFNKIPPQKQMDIKLGKKIIVCEYCGRIMIDPEMAGA from the coding sequence ATGGCAACAAGAAAAAAAAGTACTGAACAGGAAGTCTCGGTAGAAGATAAACTGAAATCCCTGTACAAATTACAATCTTATCTCTCCGAAATCGACCGGATCAAGACCCTGCGTGGGGAATTACCCCTTGAGGTGGCCGACCTCGACGATGAGATCGCGGGTCTGGGTACCCGTATTAACAATTTCGAACTGGAGCTCAAACAACTGGACGAGAACACGAAATTACAAAAGGGTAAGATTGAGACCAGCAAAGCAAAGATTGAAAAATATAACAAGCAGCTTGAGAACGTACGCAACAGTAAGGAGTATGACCATCTTTCCAAAGAGATAGAGTTCGAGACGCTTGAGATAGAGCTTTCCGAGAAACATATCCGGGAGTATGCCCAGGAAGCTGCCTCTATCAAAGAACAGATTGAAGCTGCCAATGAACTGCTGAAAGACAAGACATCGGATCTGGAGCATAAAAAACAGGAGTTGGACGATATTGTGTCGGAAACCAAGGCGCAGGAAGAAAAAATCCGCGAGAAGGCAAAGAAGACCGAGGCAACGATTGAACCCCGTCTTTTGACCGCTTTCAAAAGGATCCGCAAAAATGCCCGCAACGGTCTGGGAGTGGTGCCTATCCAACGTGGTGCTTGTGGTGGATGCTTTAACAAGATACCGCCTCAGAAACAGATGGATATCAAATTGGGTAAGAAGATCATCGTGTGTGAATATTGCGGGCGTATTATGATCGACCCCGAGATGGCGGGTGCTTGA
- a CDS encoding NADH:ubiquinone reductase (Na(+)-transporting) subunit B produces the protein MKALRKYLDKIKPNFEEGGKLHWLYSTYDAFETFLFVPNTTSKSGVHIHDARDSKRTMIIVILALVPALLVGMYNVGLQHYLAVGQEVTFLTKFFYGLLAMLPHIVVSYVVGLGIEFAMAQIKKEEVAEGFLVSGMLIPMIVPVDTPLWMVAVATAFAVIFAKEVFGGTGYNIFNVALITRAFLFFSYPSKMSGDQVWVRTADTFGMGKGTVIDGYSGATPLGQIATTEVGGFSEFTFHGITGQPLSISDMFLGFIPGSMGEVSTFAILLGAVILIATGVGSWKTMLSVFIGGLVAVLLVNAFAQNPIMEMPVHYHFLLGGFAFGAVFMATDPVTSARTEKGKWIYGFLIGLIAVAIRVFNPGYPEGMMLAILFMNAFAPLIDFYVVDANIKRRIKRAAIANK, from the coding sequence TTGAAAGCGTTAAGAAAGTATCTTGATAAGATCAAACCGAATTTCGAGGAAGGCGGGAAACTGCATTGGCTCTATTCTACATACGATGCGTTTGAGACGTTTCTTTTCGTGCCCAACACGACATCGAAATCGGGTGTGCATATCCATGATGCGCGCGATTCCAAACGTACGATGATCATTGTGATCCTCGCACTGGTCCCCGCGCTGCTGGTCGGTATGTATAACGTGGGATTACAGCATTATCTGGCAGTTGGCCAGGAGGTGACATTCCTTACTAAATTTTTCTATGGGCTCCTGGCGATGCTGCCGCATATTGTGGTTTCTTATGTAGTGGGCCTCGGTATTGAGTTTGCCATGGCACAGATAAAAAAGGAGGAAGTGGCCGAAGGATTCCTGGTTTCCGGGATGCTTATCCCGATGATCGTGCCTGTGGATACTCCGTTGTGGATGGTGGCTGTAGCTACTGCCTTTGCCGTGATATTTGCCAAAGAGGTGTTCGGTGGTACCGGATATAATATTTTTAATGTGGCGTTGATTACGCGTGCATTCCTCTTCTTCTCCTATCCTTCAAAGATGTCGGGCGACCAGGTATGGGTACGCACCGCCGATACTTTCGGAATGGGGAAAGGAACGGTGATAGATGGTTATTCGGGTGCTACCCCGTTGGGACAGATCGCTACTACCGAGGTCGGTGGATTCTCTGAATTTACTTTTCACGGTATTACCGGACAACCCCTCTCCATCAGTGATATGTTTCTCGGATTCATTCCGGGGTCGATGGGTGAGGTTTCTACCTTTGCTATCTTGCTGGGAGCTGTAATCCTGATTGCAACCGGAGTGGGCAGCTGGAAAACCATGCTTTCGGTATTTATCGGAGGATTGGTCGCGGTTTTACTGGTCAATGCCTTTGCCCAGAATCCCATTATGGAGATGCCCGTACATTACCACTTCCTGTTAGGCGGATTCGCTTTTGGAGCGGTATTTATGGCTACGGATCCGGTAACCTCGGCAAGAACTGAAAAAGGAAAATGGATTTATGGTTTCCTTATTGGACTGATCGCGGTAGCCATTCGTGTGTTCAACCCGGGATACCCTGAAGGAATGATGTTGGCTATCCTCTTCATGAACGCGTTTGCTCCGCTTATCGATTTTTATGTGGTTGATGCCAATATTAAACGTCGTATAAAACGGGCAGCAATAGCAAATAAATAA
- a CDS encoding DUF5040 domain-containing protein yields the protein MATREEYMKQIETLALFILISIFITTFPAQAQENSETQYTFLLTGASFASPNNGWFEVGCQLTGATPLNRAIGGEAIADAANRMAEGTLYSKEELEEVDALVIMQVHDRDVFGSSTLKEEYTDYEIPFDRSNYAAAFDYVIKRYLTECYNLKFDEKSRYYNTRMGKPAVIVLCTDWHDGRVTYNTSIRKLAEKWGFPVVEFDKYIGFSKNSVHPVTKEQTSLLFTGDNQQIAGEKFGWHPENGRDSYIQRRMGAIFADTMRKIFP from the coding sequence ATGGCAACACGTGAAGAATATATGAAACAGATTGAAACATTGGCATTATTCATTTTAATATCGATTTTTATAACAACTTTTCCTGCGCAGGCACAGGAGAATAGTGAAACCCAGTACACGTTCCTGCTCACAGGGGCATCTTTTGCATCTCCCAACAACGGGTGGTTCGAAGTGGGATGCCAATTGACCGGTGCTACACCGCTTAACCGTGCTATAGGAGGGGAAGCGATTGCCGATGCAGCCAACCGCATGGCGGAAGGTACGCTATACTCCAAAGAGGAGTTGGAAGAGGTAGATGCACTGGTAATCATGCAGGTGCATGACAGGGATGTGTTCGGTTCCTCAACATTGAAGGAGGAGTATACGGATTATGAGATCCCATTCGACCGTAGTAACTACGCCGCCGCATTCGATTATGTGATCAAACGTTATCTCACGGAGTGCTACAACTTGAAATTCGACGAAAAATCCAGATACTATAATACCCGTATGGGGAAACCGGCAGTGATAGTGCTCTGCACCGACTGGCACGACGGACGGGTGACCTACAATACCTCCATACGCAAGTTGGCGGAGAAGTGGGGATTCCCGGTGGTGGAGTTCGACAAGTATATCGGTTTCTCCAAGAACAGTGTGCATCCCGTGACCAAAGAGCAGACCAGCCTGCTCTTTACGGGCGATAACCAGCAGATCGCCGGCGAGAAGTTCGGGTGGCACCCCGAAAACGGCCGGGATAGTTATATCCAACGGCGTATGGGAGCTATCTTTGCCGATACGATGCGGAAAATATTTCCATAA
- the nqrC gene encoding NADH:ubiquinone reductase (Na(+)-transporting) subunit C — MNRESSGYTIIYASVMVIVVALGLAFTHQVLNERQIANENTDKMQQILRSLNLDVSAAEAQAKYTELIKNAYLINDEGMTVEGTEGITPNDPAFSTELGDPQAAGLPVYEAEVDGSTKYIIPMSGTGLWGPIWGYLAIESDGSAIYGAEFGHAGETPGLGAEIETAPFRNQFREKNLFRNDEFTSVAVVKPGQTNTRRDYVDGISGGTITSKGVDNMLLNSVGRYKNFLMNLHTANQ, encoded by the coding sequence ATGAACAGGGAAAGTAGTGGATATACGATCATATATGCATCGGTAATGGTGATAGTGGTGGCACTCGGATTGGCTTTCACTCACCAGGTATTGAACGAACGGCAGATTGCCAACGAAAATACCGACAAGATGCAGCAGATATTGCGTTCTCTCAACTTAGATGTAAGTGCGGCCGAGGCCCAGGCAAAATATACCGAGTTGATAAAGAATGCCTATCTTATCAATGATGAAGGGATGACGGTAGAAGGTACCGAAGGGATTACTCCTAACGATCCGGCCTTTTCAACCGAACTGGGTGATCCGCAGGCAGCTGGATTGCCCGTATATGAGGCCGAAGTCGACGGTTCTACCAAATATATTATACCTATGAGCGGCACCGGACTTTGGGGTCCCATTTGGGGATACCTGGCTATTGAATCCGACGGGAGTGCTATTTACGGTGCGGAATTCGGTCACGCCGGAGAAACTCCTGGATTGGGAGCAGAAATAGAGACTGCCCCCTTCAGAAACCAATTCCGGGAAAAGAACCTATTCAGAAATGATGAGTTCACCTCAGTGGCTGTGGTAAAACCGGGACAGACCAATACTAGGAGAGACTATGTGGACGGTATTTCCGGAGGGACTATCACCAGTAAAGGAGTGGACAACATGTTGCTCAACAGTGTCGGTAGATATAAGAATTTTTTAATGAACTTACACACTGCCAATCAATGA
- a CDS encoding Nif3-like dinuclear metal center hexameric protein has protein sequence MRIKEIIQTIEQVAPLPLQEGYDNSGLQIGDANREVTGILLCIDVTEDVIDEAISLGCNLIISHHPLAFRPFKSLTGKNYVERCMLQAIRHDIALYAAHTNLDNARGGVNYKLAEMLELQNVKILQPLENALLKFVTTVPLQHAESVRNALFNAGAGHIGNYDSCSYNLSGEGTFRAKEGANPHIGEIDRLHFEPEVRIETVIPVMKKEEVLRALLAVHPYEEPVFDFYPITNDWPQHGSGVVGVLPEPMPEQEFLYLLKDIFNLPTIQHSKMQGREIRDVALCGGAGAFLIPRAIAYGADAFITGEAKYNDFFDVEGRILLAVVGHYESEICTKEIFFDLISRKFPTFVLHKSAFDSNPVKYL, from the coding sequence ATGCGAATAAAAGAGATTATCCAGACGATTGAGCAGGTGGCTCCATTACCCCTGCAGGAGGGCTATGACAATAGCGGATTGCAGATAGGCGATGCGAACCGTGAAGTAACCGGTATCCTGTTATGTATTGATGTGACCGAGGACGTGATCGATGAGGCCATCTCCCTTGGATGCAACCTTATTATCTCGCACCATCCGCTCGCATTCCGGCCGTTCAAGTCGCTTACCGGAAAGAATTACGTGGAGCGCTGTATGCTGCAGGCTATCCGGCACGATATCGCGCTTTATGCGGCGCATACCAATCTGGATAATGCCCGGGGTGGTGTCAACTACAAATTGGCGGAGATGCTGGAATTGCAGAACGTGAAGATACTGCAACCCCTCGAAAATGCGTTGTTGAAGTTTGTCACCACCGTGCCGCTCCAGCATGCCGAGAGTGTCAGGAATGCCTTGTTCAATGCCGGGGCAGGACATATAGGGAATTACGACAGTTGCAGTTATAACCTCTCGGGAGAAGGCACATTCCGGGCAAAAGAAGGTGCCAACCCACATATAGGGGAGATCGACCGGCTCCATTTCGAACCGGAGGTGCGGATAGAAACCGTGATTCCTGTCATGAAGAAGGAAGAGGTCCTCCGGGCGCTACTGGCAGTACATCCCTATGAGGAACCGGTGTTTGACTTCTATCCCATAACCAACGACTGGCCGCAACACGGCAGCGGTGTTGTGGGAGTACTGCCGGAACCGATGCCGGAGCAGGAATTCTTATATTTATTGAAGGATATCTTTAATTTGCCCACTATACAACACTCAAAAATGCAAGGAAGGGAAATCCGTGACGTGGCGCTCTGTGGCGGTGCCGGCGCATTCCTTATCCCCAGGGCTATCGCTTATGGAGCCGATGCCTTTATCACCGGTGAAGCAAAATACAATGACTTTTTCGATGTGGAAGGACGTATACTCCTCGCCGTAGTCGGCCATTATGAGTCGGAAATCTGCACAAAAGAGATTTTTTTCGATCTTATTTCGAGAAAATTTCCTACCTTTGTACTACATAAATCGGCGTTCGACTCGAACCCGGTGAAATATCTGTAA
- a CDS encoding Na(+)-translocating NADH-quinone reductase subunit A has product MANRIKIKKGLRIPLLGEAEETLRGRVTSEYVRICPEDFHGITPKLAVKVDDAVKAGTPLFFDKNHPEMFFASPVSGVVTAIERGEKRRILYIEVKADSTTQYEDFGKKTVASLSAEEVKKSILDAGIWFVIKQRPYDVVAVPGKEPRDIFVTGFDTAPLAPSADFILNGLEADLQAGFDALAKLTAGKVYLSVSPKTTNGGLREAKNVVITEFDGPHPTGNVGVQINHIKPVNRGETVWTLSAPDVALIGRLFNQGIVDLTRTVALTGSEVKQTGYYRMVVGTQLNSIFKGNVTEGISLRYISGNPLTGRKINADGVLRAYDTQVTVIPEGDDVHEAFGWASLSPKRYSAGCTYPTYNKKYRLDARLLGGPRAIIVSNEYDKVFPMDIFPEQLIKSIIAFNIDKMEQLGIYEVAPEDFALCEFVDTSKLELQRIVRTGLDLLRKEME; this is encoded by the coding sequence ATGGCTAATCGAATAAAAATTAAGAAAGGCTTACGAATTCCGCTGCTCGGTGAGGCTGAAGAAACACTAAGAGGCAGGGTGACGAGTGAATATGTGAGGATTTGCCCGGAAGATTTTCATGGCATTACTCCCAAATTGGCCGTCAAAGTAGATGATGCCGTGAAGGCCGGAACACCCCTGTTCTTTGATAAAAATCATCCCGAAATGTTCTTCGCGTCACCTGTCAGCGGCGTGGTAACAGCCATTGAACGCGGTGAGAAGCGGCGTATCCTTTATATTGAGGTGAAAGCCGATAGCACTACTCAATACGAAGATTTCGGCAAGAAAACGGTGGCTTCGCTCTCTGCCGAAGAGGTGAAGAAATCGATCCTTGATGCCGGTATCTGGTTCGTGATCAAGCAACGTCCCTACGATGTGGTGGCGGTACCCGGCAAAGAACCGCGCGACATATTTGTAACTGGTTTCGATACGGCTCCATTGGCACCGTCTGCCGATTTTATATTGAATGGACTGGAGGCTGACCTGCAGGCAGGATTCGATGCCCTGGCAAAATTGACTGCGGGGAAGGTCTATCTCTCTGTCAGCCCCAAAACAACCAATGGAGGGTTACGTGAAGCCAAAAATGTGGTGATTACCGAATTTGACGGGCCGCACCCTACGGGGAATGTGGGCGTACAGATCAACCATATCAAACCGGTGAACAGGGGCGAGACCGTATGGACCCTTAGCGCACCCGATGTGGCGCTGATCGGCCGCCTCTTCAACCAGGGGATCGTGGATCTTACCCGTACGGTAGCGCTTACCGGATCGGAAGTGAAACAGACCGGTTATTACCGGATGGTGGTCGGTACACAGTTGAATTCTATTTTCAAAGGGAATGTAACAGAAGGCATCTCCCTGAGATATATCAGTGGAAACCCCCTTACAGGACGCAAAATTAATGCGGATGGCGTACTTCGTGCTTATGATACACAGGTAACTGTTATTCCCGAAGGCGATGATGTACATGAGGCTTTTGGATGGGCATCGCTGTCGCCCAAACGTTACAGTGCCGGATGTACGTATCCCACTTACAACAAGAAATACCGTCTCGATGCCCGTCTGTTGGGCGGCCCGAGAGCTATCATTGTTTCCAACGAATATGATAAGGTATTCCCAATGGATATCTTCCCCGAGCAACTCATCAAATCCATTATTGCGTTCAACATCGACAAGATGGAGCAATTGGGAATATATGAGGTGGCTCCTGAAGATTTTGCCCTGTGTGAGTTTGTCGATACATCCAAGCTGGAACTGCAACGTATAGTGCGTACAGGCCTGGACCTGTTGCGCAAGGAGATGGAGTGA
- a CDS encoding NADH:ubiquinone reductase (Na(+)-transporting) subunit D has translation MALSSKTKAVLLGPLNKNNPVIVQVLGICSALAVTSKLEPSIVMAVAVVLVTAFANVIISLLRKSIPNRIRIIVQLVVVASLVTIVSEVLKAFAYDVNKQLSVFVGLIVTNCILMGRLEAFALGNGPWPSFLDGIGNGLGYGWILVVVGFFRELLGSGTLLGYQVVPQALYDAGYENNGLMMLAPMAILLVACIIWIQRSRVKELQEETN, from the coding sequence ATGGCATTATCAAGTAAGACAAAAGCGGTTTTATTGGGGCCGCTGAATAAAAATAACCCTGTTATCGTACAGGTATTGGGTATCTGTTCTGCACTGGCGGTCACATCCAAACTCGAACCTTCCATCGTGATGGCGGTTGCCGTGGTTTTGGTGACAGCTTTTGCCAATGTGATCATTTCCCTATTGCGTAAAAGCATTCCCAACCGCATTCGTATTATTGTGCAGCTTGTGGTGGTGGCTTCACTCGTAACTATCGTGAGCGAAGTGTTGAAAGCGTTTGCCTATGATGTAAACAAGCAACTCTCGGTATTCGTCGGGTTGATCGTGACGAACTGTATCCTGATGGGACGCCTCGAAGCATTTGCACTGGGTAACGGCCCCTGGCCCTCTTTCCTGGATGGTATCGGAAATGGATTAGGGTATGGATGGATACTGGTAGTAGTTGGATTTTTCCGTGAACTGTTAGGCTCCGGAACATTGTTAGGTTATCAGGTAGTACCGCAGGCGCTTTACGATGCCGGTTATGAAAATAATGGTTTGATGATGCTCGCACCCATGGCGATATTGCTGGTGGCTTGTATCATATGGATACAACGGTCGAGGGTGAAAGAACTACAGGAAGAGACGAATTAA
- the nqrE gene encoding NADH:ubiquinone reductase (Na(+)-transporting) subunit E has translation MDAISLIVRSIFVDNMIFAYFLGMCSFLAVSKNVKTALGLGIAVTFVLVLTLPINYMLENYVLKAGALQWLGEEYAEVDLSVFSLLIFIAVIASFVQLVEMVIERFSPSLYSSLGIFLPLIAVNCAILGGSLFMQQREFANVGMATAYGFGSGIGWLLAIVGLAAIREKLEYSHVPKPLKGLGITFIITALMAIGFMSFSGIDI, from the coding sequence ATGGATGCAATTAGTTTGATTGTACGATCGATATTTGTCGACAACATGATTTTCGCCTACTTCCTGGGGATGTGTTCGTTCCTGGCCGTATCGAAAAACGTGAAAACAGCATTGGGGTTAGGTATTGCGGTGACTTTCGTGCTCGTACTCACCCTGCCCATCAACTATATGCTGGAAAACTATGTGCTGAAAGCAGGTGCCCTGCAATGGCTGGGAGAAGAGTATGCTGAAGTCGACCTGAGTGTCTTCAGCCTCCTTATCTTCATTGCTGTCATCGCCTCTTTCGTGCAGTTGGTGGAGATGGTTATCGAACGTTTCAGCCCCTCCCTCTATAGTTCATTGGGTATCTTCCTGCCGCTTATCGCAGTGAACTGCGCGATCCTCGGAGGATCATTGTTTATGCAACAGCGTGAGTTCGCTAATGTCGGGATGGCCACTGCCTACGGATTCGGTTCAGGGATCGGCTGGTTACTGGCCATCGTGGGACTGGCAGCCATCAGGGAAAAACTGGAATATTCACATGTGCCAAAACCATTGAAAGGATTAGGTATCACCTTTATTATTACGGCGTTGATGGCCATCGGATTCATGAGTTTTTCCGGAATCGACATTTAA
- a CDS encoding aminotransferase class IV: MFLETICILHGEIQNMQCHEERMQQTAAHFGFNAPKLPDLPTLLPDKLQDTKVKCRIIYHKAIQEVSFESYLLNKITSLKLIEASVDYSFKFADRRQLNALLAQKGDCDGILITRNGLITDTSYSNVVFSKGEQYFTPESPLLNGTKRQKLLREGVIAERIIHRNTLPEYDCIYLINAMLDIDDGISLPVCNIV; this comes from the coding sequence ATGTTTTTAGAAACCATTTGCATACTTCACGGAGAGATTCAAAACATGCAGTGCCATGAAGAACGGATGCAACAGACAGCCGCCCATTTTGGATTCAACGCGCCCAAGTTGCCCGATCTACCAACACTTCTTCCGGATAAACTACAGGATACTAAAGTAAAATGCCGGATCATTTATCACAAGGCTATCCAAGAGGTATCATTTGAATCCTATCTTCTCAATAAGATAACCTCGTTGAAGTTGATAGAGGCGTCGGTCGATTACTCATTTAAATTTGCCGACAGGAGGCAGCTAAATGCCCTGTTGGCGCAAAAAGGCGACTGTGATGGGATCCTTATCACCCGGAACGGTCTTATTACAGATACCTCTTACAGCAATGTAGTATTCAGCAAGGGGGAGCAGTATTTTACACCGGAGAGTCCGCTGTTAAATGGCACCAAGCGGCAAAAACTCCTTCGCGAAGGGGTCATCGCAGAGAGAATTATCCACCGCAATACTCTCCCGGAATATGATTGCATCTACCTTATCAATGCCATGTTGGATATAGATGATGGAATATCCCTCCCGGTATGCAATATTGTATGA
- the nqrF gene encoding NADH:ubiquinone reductase (Na(+)-transporting) subunit F, whose amino-acid sequence MSVLLSVGGLTIWASVIVFLLIILVLVVIILVAKAKLMPSGNVKITVNDEKELDVPMGGTLLNTLQSQNIYLSSACGGGGTCAQCRCRVVEGGGEILPTEKGHFSRKEQLNDWRLSCQVKVKEDMTIIVPEEVFGIKEWECEVISNHNVASFIKEFVVKLPEGEKLDFKPGSYSQIRVPKYDQIRYSDFIIDEEYKSEWDRNNMWELVAKNEEDTVRAYSMANYPAEGNIITLNVRVATPPFDREKGAWMNVNPGIVSSYIFNLKPGDKVMMSGPYGDFHPILDSKREMLWVGGGAGMAPLRSQIMHLTKTLKITDRKMSYFYGARALIEAFYLEDFYELEREFPNFSFHLALDRPDPAADAAGVKYTPGFVHQVIHDTYLKDHDAPEDIEYYMCGPGPMANAVQRMLDSLGVPPEMIMFDDFG is encoded by the coding sequence ATGAGTGTATTATTGAGCGTGGGTGGGTTGACGATATGGGCGAGTGTCATTGTATTCCTGCTGATCATTTTGGTGCTTGTGGTGATTATTCTGGTAGCCAAAGCAAAGTTGATGCCTTCCGGTAACGTGAAGATCACCGTGAACGATGAAAAAGAACTGGACGTGCCGATGGGAGGTACCCTGTTGAATACGTTGCAGTCACAGAATATATACCTTTCTTCTGCCTGTGGAGGTGGAGGGACTTGTGCCCAGTGCCGGTGCCGGGTAGTAGAAGGTGGTGGTGAGATCCTGCCTACCGAAAAAGGACATTTCAGTCGCAAGGAACAGTTGAACGATTGGCGTTTGAGTTGTCAGGTAAAAGTGAAGGAAGATATGACCATCATTGTGCCGGAAGAGGTATTCGGTATCAAAGAGTGGGAATGTGAGGTGATCTCTAACCATAACGTGGCTTCGTTCATCAAGGAATTTGTGGTGAAATTGCCCGAAGGGGAGAAACTCGATTTCAAACCGGGTTCATACAGCCAGATCAGGGTTCCTAAATATGACCAGATAAGGTACTCAGACTTCATTATCGATGAAGAGTACAAGAGTGAGTGGGATAGAAATAATATGTGGGAACTAGTGGCTAAGAACGAAGAAGACACTGTACGCGCTTATTCCATGGCCAATTATCCCGCAGAAGGTAATATCATTACTCTCAACGTACGTGTGGCAACTCCGCCGTTCGACAGGGAGAAGGGTGCATGGATGAATGTCAATCCGGGTATCGTGTCATCTTATATCTTTAACCTGAAACCGGGTGATAAGGTGATGATGTCGGGTCCATACGGAGATTTCCACCCGATCCTCGATAGTAAACGTGAGATGCTTTGGGTAGGTGGTGGCGCCGGTATGGCTCCACTGCGTTCGCAGATCATGCACCTGACCAAGACGTTAAAAATTACCGACCGGAAAATGTCTTACTTCTACGGTGCAAGGGCACTGATCGAGGCATTCTATCTGGAAGATTTCTATGAACTCGAAAGGGAATTCCCCAACTTCTCGTTCCATCTGGCACTCGACAGGCCCGATCCGGCAGCCGACGCAGCAGGTGTGAAGTACACGCCGGGATTTGTACATCAGGTGATCCACGATACTTATCTGAAAGACCACGATGCTCCCGAAGATATCGAATACTACATGTGTGGTCCCGGCCCAATGGCAAACGCAGTACAGCGTATGCTCGACAGCCTGGGTGTTCCGCCCGAGATGATCATGTTCGACGACTTCGGATAA